TCAAACTAATTTAAGCTAACTCACTCACCCATACTAAACATGGCAGTGCCCGTCCCTGCCTTTGACATGATCTGTATAGAACCTTCCAACATACTTGGCATCTCCAAATTCCACctgtataaatattaaattcatcactgtaatttttgaaaaaaattgtatcaaAATGCCGCTTCTGCCTATaaaggaaaatataattttaacaattttttttacaacaatttaTGTGATAGTTCGTGATTGATCTTATTCAAATATTcataccaataaaataatgactATTGTAAAAAATTGctaaaagaaattgttaacATGGTCCGCCTATAAAACCATAACATATATGGCAGGATTGCTAGTGTATATATagtattgaaaagaaaaatgtttttttgacaacttttttaccATAATCTATGTGGTAGTCTGTTTCAAATATATGTATAGTGACCAATCAAACAATGACACATAGTCTATTGCTATTGAAAACGATGtagttttaatgttattatgcAGTGTGGTGGAAAAATTGCAGTGAGACTATGATTTTAGGTAAGGAGTAAGTATACCTGTTAGATATGAAGGCCCAGGAAATTCCAATGACACAGCCGTAGGAGTTTGGATTCATTACAAGTTTGAGCCACACAAGCTTCATCAACTTGCAAAAGGGAATCCTACTGCTAACAGTTTCTTCTAACAGCAACTCCTCTTTAACATGAATAGCAACAGTATTTTCCTCCACATCTTTCCCTCTTCCACCACCTTCACCTGTCAAATTATTAGTGTCAACAACCATTGCTTTTGATCTAGGTTGTTTAaatgtggtggtggtggtggtggtgccTTCAATTCCTGTTCTCCGAAACTCCAAGACAAATAGAAGCAAAGTGAGCCATATGATGGCCTGAACCACCGAGGACTGAACCACTAGGTCCTCACCAAGGGCTCCATACATGGGCTTGACCATTGGAACCCCAACAACAAGAGCGTTGGTGAGAGTGCACAAAGAGAAGCTCGTTATAGACCAGCAGAAACTCCCCTTGGCAGTGCACTTGGCCCAGAGGGCAAGCACCACGATGATGATGAACTTTGATATGGTGTCTGCAGCTATGAACGAAAAGTTCATTTTGAAAGGGTCGATGTGAGCAGTGAACTCAAAAGTAAAGAGTGGCAAAGTGAAGTAACATACTAGCTTGTTTATTGCATCACATTGCTCCCTATTGAAGATTTTCCACCACTTCACTGAACCATACCCTAACACCAGAGCAACATACAGTGGCACCACTGCCACTATCACTTTGTACACATCTTCCAACCCTATCAT
This sequence is a window from Vigna angularis cultivar LongXiaoDou No.4 chromosome 2, ASM1680809v1, whole genome shotgun sequence. Protein-coding genes within it:
- the LOC108328576 gene encoding auxin efflux carrier component 5 isoform X1, with amino-acid sequence MIGLEDVYKVIVAVVPLYVALVLGYGSVKWWKIFNREQCDAINKLVCYFTLPLFTFEFTAHIDPFKMNFSFIAADTISKFIIIVVLALWAKCTAKGSFCWSITSFSLCTLTNALVVGVPMVKPMYGALGEDLVVQSSVVQAIIWLTLLLFVLEFRRTGIEGTTTTTTTFKQPRSKAMVVDTNNLTGEGGGRGKDVEENTVAIHVKEELLLEETVSSRIPFCKLMKLVWLKLVMNPNSYGCVIGISWAFISNRWNLEMPSMLEGSIQIMSKAGTGTAMFSMGIFMALQDNLIACGPSLTVFGLVLKFIAGPAAMAIGAIAVGLHGDVLRVAIIQAAVPQSITSFIFAKEYGLHPEILSTAVIFGMIVSLPILVAYYAVLEFIH
- the LOC108328576 gene encoding auxin efflux carrier component 5 isoform X2; the encoded protein is MIGLEDVYKVIVAVVPLYVALVLGYGSVKWWKIFNREQCDAINKLVCYFTLPLFTFEFTAHIDPFKMNFSFIAADTISKFIIIVVLALWAKCTAKGSFCWSITSFSLCTLTNALVVGVPMVKPMYGALGEDLVVQSSVVQAIIWLTLLLFVLEFRRTGIEGTTTTTTTFKQPRSKAMVVDTNNLTGEGGGRGKDVEENTVAIHVKEELLLEETVSSRIPFCKLMKLVWLKLVMNPNSYGCVIGISWAFISNRWNLEMPSMLEGSIQIMSKAGTGTAMFSMGIFMALQDNLIACGPSLTVFGLVLKFIAGPAAMAIGAIAVGLHGDVLRVAIIQAAVPQSITSFIFAKEYGLHPEILSTAL